Proteins encoded together in one Oncorhynchus mykiss isolate Arlee chromosome 7, USDA_OmykA_1.1, whole genome shotgun sequence window:
- the LOC110527641 gene encoding protein TMEPAI isoform X3, with protein MQPVSGGPPHHYNCVQTPCSAQLEFVQILVIVVVMMVMVVVITCLLNHYRLSERSFISRNSQARRRHLPLASDGSLWSSDGPGPASGMSEQQVYTTRPPDRVPSYLQRERLARFQPTYPYLPHPIIDLPPTISLSDGEEPPPYQGPCTLQLRDPEQQMELNRESVRAPPNRTVYDSHLLDTSLCPPPSLNSGVSTTTVATAAQAYSSRVEGAPPTYSEVIGHYYHPSSLPRHHHQTSRGAGREVRLGAPGPSSPSLLLHGILKQAHLSSLESRNVRNKKEKQTPEEV; from the exons ATGCAGCCGGTTTCAGGAGGTCCCCCCCACCACTATAACTGTGTTCAAACTCCATGTAGCG ccCAGTTGGAGTTTGTGCAGATCCTGGTGATcgttgtggtgatgatggtgatggtggtagtgatcaCCTGCCTGCTCAACCACTACCGCCTGTCAGAACGCTCCTTCATCTCCAGGAACAGCCAGGCCCGCAGACGCCACCTACCACTGGCCTCT GATGGGAGTCTGTGGTCCTCAGATGGCCCAGGGCCCGCCAGTGGAATGAGCGAG CAGCAGGTGTACACCACGCGTCCTCCGGACCGCGTCCCCTCCTATCTGCAGAGGGAGCGTCTGGCCCGCTTCCAGCCCACGTACCCCTACCTGCCCCACCCCATCATTGACCTGCCGCCCACCATCTCACTGTCGGACGGCGAAGAGCCTCCGCCCTACCAGGGCCCCTGCACTCTGCAGCTCCGCGACCCCGAGCAGCAGATGGAGCTTAACAGGGAGTCGGTGCGTGCGCCCCCCAACCGCACAGTCTATGACAGCCACCTCCTCGACACCTCCCTGTGCCCACCGCCCAGCCTCAACTCCGGGGTCAGCACTACCACGGTAGCCACGGCTGCCCAGGCCTACTCCAGCCGAGTGGAAGGGGCACCACCAACTTATAGCGAGGTGATAGGGCACTACTACCACCCCTCTTCACTACCCAGGCACCACCACCAGACTTCCAGGGGCGCAGGGCGTGAAGTCAGGTTAGGAGCCCCGGGTCCCTCGTCGCCATCCTTGCTACTCCACGGGATTCTCAAGCAGGCCCACCTGAGCAGCCTGGAGAGCAGGAATGTGCGCAACAAAAAGGAGAAGCAGACTCCTGAAGAGGTGTGA